A DNA window from Paenibacillus antri contains the following coding sequences:
- a CDS encoding DUF2752 domain-containing protein, whose amino-acid sequence MAAAGGLAYLKVWLPATGLGIPCVFHEATGLYCPGCGMTRAALSLLEGDLPQAFRYNALAFGLLPLVLVYLIANRRGMRRTSRTVMGAMVTAALAFGVMRNLPAWEWLSPTAIGS is encoded by the coding sequence TTGGCGGCTGCCGGAGGGCTGGCGTACTTGAAGGTATGGCTGCCGGCGACCGGCCTCGGCATTCCCTGCGTCTTTCACGAAGCGACGGGGCTGTATTGCCCGGGCTGCGGCATGACGAGAGCCGCTTTATCGCTGCTCGAGGGGGACCTGCCTCAGGCGTTCCGGTACAACGCATTGGCGTTCGGTCTGCTCCCATTGGTTCTAGTCTACCTGATCGCGAACCGAAGGGGCATGCGGCGGACGAGCCGAACGGTCATGGGCGCGATGGTGACGGCGGCGCTCGCCTTCGGCGTGATGAGGAATCTACCGGCGTGGGAGTGGCTTTCGCCGACGGCGATCGGATCGTAA